From Methanobacterium congolense, one genomic window encodes:
- a CDS encoding archaetidylserine decarboxylase, whose product MFVEGTYKKVGILLTIAVLPFLFGYVIVTFILFSAIAFLMQFFRDPRREIPSAEGVVVAPADGRIFTGRIDKIERVDRDYPLMEHLLEEGEMGVRISTFMSPFDVHVQRTPLSGEVVKTKYCPGKFRMAWKNVEKENEKNLIVIDSDYGKVGVIQIAGFVARRIVQYVQLGDKLEIGDKLGMIRFGSRVDLILPYGKFDIKVSEGHRPKAGETIMAELIENVMLELNQKPEKVTPETT is encoded by the coding sequence ATGTTCGTGGAAGGAACCTATAAAAAAGTGGGAATATTATTAACAATAGCAGTTTTACCTTTCTTATTTGGTTATGTTATTGTGACTTTTATCTTGTTTTCGGCTATAGCATTTTTAATGCAGTTTTTCAGAGATCCGAGGAGGGAAATACCTTCAGCTGAAGGAGTTGTTGTTGCACCTGCAGATGGAAGGATATTCACCGGTCGTATAGATAAAATCGAAAGGGTTGATCGTGACTATCCTCTTATGGAACATCTTTTAGAGGAGGGAGAGATGGGTGTTCGTATAAGTACATTCATGTCCCCATTCGATGTGCATGTGCAGCGGACACCCCTTTCAGGCGAAGTTGTGAAGACTAAGTACTGCCCTGGAAAATTTAGGATGGCATGGAAAAACGTTGAGAAGGAAAATGAAAAAAACTTAATAGTTATAGATTCAGATTATGGGAAGGTGGGAGTAATTCAGATAGCAGGTTTTGTAGCCCGAAGAATAGTTCAATATGTTCAACTGGGCGATAAACTTGAAATAGGGGACAAGCTGGGTATGATAAGATTTGGTTCCAGGGTGGACCTCATATTGCCCTATGGTAAATTTGATATCAAGGTCTCTGAAGGTCACAGACCCAAGGCTGGAGAAACCATCATGGCGGAACTCATCGAAAATGTCATGCTGGAATTGAATCAAAAACCAGAAAAAGTAACTCCTGAAACTACTTAA